In Acidovorax sp. 106, the following proteins share a genomic window:
- a CDS encoding ABC transporter permease codes for MSAVQPLSVTTPKAPVRRRSLAPLEPVSARARWLLGFGFFVLFVLVWAFFTLGGFVSPTFLASPVTMAKEGWLLFSEYSFHKDIGMTVWRVFGGFILAAVIAVPLGIAMGAYKGIEAFFEPFVSFCRYLPASAFIPLLILWAGIGEAQKILVIFIGSVFQITLMVAVTVGGARRDLVEAAYTLGAGHQGIVTRVLIPGAAPEIAETLRLVLGWAWTYVIVAELIGSSSGIGHMITDSQSLLNTGQIIFGIIIIGLIGLVSDFAFKALNHRLFAWSFVR; via the coding sequence ATGTCTGCTGTGCAACCCCTGTCCGTGACCACGCCAAAGGCCCCCGTGCGCCGACGCTCGCTGGCCCCTCTGGAGCCCGTGAGTGCCCGTGCCCGCTGGCTGCTGGGCTTTGGTTTTTTTGTGTTGTTTGTGTTGGTGTGGGCGTTCTTCACGCTGGGCGGCTTCGTGTCGCCCACGTTCCTGGCCAGCCCCGTCACCATGGCCAAGGAAGGCTGGCTGCTGTTCAGCGAGTACAGCTTTCACAAAGACATCGGCATGACGGTGTGGCGCGTGTTCGGCGGCTTCATCCTGGCCGCCGTCATTGCCGTGCCGCTGGGCATCGCGATGGGCGCTTACAAAGGCATTGAGGCCTTCTTCGAGCCCTTCGTCTCGTTTTGCCGCTACCTGCCAGCCTCGGCCTTCATTCCGCTGCTCATCCTGTGGGCGGGCATTGGCGAGGCACAGAAGATCCTCGTCATCTTCATCGGATCGGTCTTTCAGATCACGCTGATGGTGGCCGTGACGGTAGGCGGTGCGCGGCGCGATCTGGTCGAGGCCGCCTACACGCTGGGCGCGGGCCACCAGGGCATCGTCACCCGCGTGCTCATCCCGGGCGCCGCCCCTGAGATTGCTGAGACCCTGCGCCTGGTGCTGGGCTGGGCCTGGACCTACGTCATCGTGGCCGAGCTGATCGGGTCGTCCAGTGGCATCGGCCACATGATCACCGACAGCCAGTCGCTGCTCAACACCGGCCAGATCATCTTCGGCATCATCATCATCGGCCTCATCGGGCTGGTGTCCGACTTCGCCTTCAAGGCGCTCAACCACCGTCTGTTTGCCTGGAGTTTTGTGCGATGA
- a CDS encoding ABC transporter ATP-binding protein — protein MSRVSIQAVSRVFETAKGQRTQALQPVDFEVRDNDFVTILGPSGCGKSTLLRIVAGLDHATSGRVLLDGAPVEGPGPERGMVFQSYTLFPWLTIEQNIRFGLRERGMPEAQQKERAAYFIAKVGLRGFEQHFPKQLSGGMQQRTAIARALANDPKILLMDEPFGALDNQTRVLMQELLLGIWEAERKTVLFVTHDIDEAIFMANRVAVFSARPGRIKTEIAVDLPHPRHYTIKTSPEFMDLKARLTEEIRAESMAADLH, from the coding sequence ATGAGCCGCGTATCCATTCAAGCCGTATCGCGTGTCTTCGAAACCGCCAAGGGCCAGCGCACCCAGGCGCTGCAGCCGGTCGACTTCGAAGTGCGGGACAACGACTTCGTCACCATCCTCGGCCCCTCGGGCTGCGGCAAGTCCACGCTGCTGCGCATCGTGGCTGGGCTGGACCACGCTACCAGCGGCCGCGTGCTGCTCGATGGCGCACCGGTTGAAGGCCCCGGGCCCGAGCGCGGCATGGTGTTCCAGAGCTACACGCTGTTCCCTTGGCTCACCATCGAGCAGAACATCCGCTTTGGCCTGCGCGAGCGCGGCATGCCCGAAGCCCAGCAGAAGGAACGCGCCGCGTACTTCATTGCCAAGGTGGGCTTGCGCGGCTTCGAACAGCACTTCCCCAAGCAGCTGTCGGGCGGCATGCAGCAGCGCACCGCCATCGCACGCGCGCTGGCCAACGACCCTAAGATCTTGCTGATGGACGAGCCCTTTGGCGCGCTGGACAACCAGACCCGCGTGCTCATGCAAGAGCTGCTGCTGGGCATCTGGGAGGCCGAGCGCAAGACCGTGCTCTTCGTCACCCACGACATCGACGAAGCCATCTTCATGGCCAACCGTGTGGCCGTGTTCAGTGCGCGGCCTGGCCGCATCAAGACCGAAATTGCCGTGGACCTGCCTCACCCGCGCCATTACACGATCAAAACCAGCCCTGAGTTCATGGACCTCAAGGCCCGATTGACCGAGGAGATTCGCGCAGAATCCATGGCTGCCGATTTGCACTGA
- the hutC gene encoding histidine utilization repressor has protein sequence MALYEQVKDFIARKIQEGAWRAGDRLPSESELVTQFGISRMTVNRALRELVEQGRIVRVAGVGSFVAEDKPQSTLLQIANLASEIRQRGHDYRCDVLAVERVSASLEVAAALDLRTGESVFHSLCVHREDGLPVQLEDRHVNPRQVPQFAVQDFTQLQPSEYLVRNVPFDQVEHVVDAVMPTAEQAALLEMPATEPCLLLTRRTWSRGVPITVVRCLHPASRYRLGSRFRADGNPAAG, from the coding sequence ATGGCGTTGTACGAGCAGGTCAAGGATTTCATCGCCCGCAAGATCCAGGAGGGCGCCTGGCGCGCGGGGGACCGGCTGCCGTCCGAGAGCGAGCTGGTCACCCAGTTTGGCATCTCGCGCATGACGGTGAACCGCGCGCTGCGCGAGCTGGTAGAGCAGGGCCGCATCGTGCGCGTGGCCGGGGTGGGCAGCTTTGTGGCCGAAGACAAGCCCCAGTCCACGCTGCTGCAGATTGCCAACTTGGCCAGCGAAATTCGACAGCGCGGGCACGACTACCGCTGCGATGTGCTGGCGGTTGAGCGTGTGTCGGCCTCGCTCGAGGTGGCTGCGGCGCTGGATTTGCGCACGGGCGAGTCGGTGTTCCATTCGCTGTGCGTGCACCGTGAAGACGGTCTGCCCGTGCAACTGGAAGACCGCCACGTCAACCCCCGCCAGGTTCCGCAATTTGCGGTGCAAGACTTTACGCAATTGCAGCCGTCCGAATATCTAGTACGCAACGTGCCGTTTGACCAGGTTGAACATGTGGTCGATGCCGTCATGCCCACCGCAGAGCAGGCTGCGCTGCTGGAGATGCCTGCGACTGAGCCCTGCCTACTTCTCACGCGGCGCACCTGGTCGCGCGGCGTGCCCATCACCGTAGTGCGCTGCCTGCACCCGGCGTCGCGCTATCGGCTGGGCAGTCGCTTTCGGGCCGATGGGAACCCGGCGGCTGGCTGA
- the hutH gene encoding histidine ammonia-lyase yields MTTSTPLASHSTSTITLVPSSVTLAELRRIHAGGVTLQLDGGALAGMQAAQAVVQRIVDEDQVVYGINTGFGKLASTKIAHDRLAELQRNLVLSHSVGTGDALPDGVVRLILATKAVSLARGHSGIRPAIVDALLALANANVLPVIPAKGSVGASGDLAPLAHLSCVLIGEGQAKVNGQVVSGAEAMRSVGLTPFVLGPKEGLALLNGTQVSTALALAGLFGAENLLAAGLVAGCLSLEAIKGSVKPFDARIHEARGQLGQIAVAAAVRGLLEGSEIDPSHPNCGRVQDPYSIRCVPQVMGACLDNLQHAARVLRIEANAASDNPLVFTDTAEVISGGNFHAEPVAFAADIIALAVAEIGAISERRMALLLDTGLSGLPAFLIRDSGVNSGFMIAQVTAAALAAENQCLAHPSSVTSLPTSANQEDHVSMATYGARRLADMVNNAAVVVGVEAMAAAQGMEFDRSLKSSPLIEAQFATIRQRVPFLEQDRYLAPDIEAMRQWALQADWPAPLRACQPSHA; encoded by the coding sequence ATGACCACTTCCACACCTTTGGCCTCCCATTCCACAAGCACCATCACTCTGGTTCCAAGTTCAGTCACCTTGGCCGAGCTGCGTCGCATCCACGCAGGCGGCGTGACCTTGCAGCTGGACGGGGGCGCCCTGGCAGGCATGCAGGCCGCCCAGGCCGTGGTGCAGCGCATCGTGGACGAAGACCAGGTGGTCTACGGCATCAACACCGGCTTTGGCAAACTGGCCAGCACCAAGATTGCGCACGACCGTCTGGCCGAGCTGCAGCGCAATCTGGTGTTGTCGCACAGCGTGGGCACGGGCGATGCGCTGCCGGACGGCGTGGTGCGCCTCATCCTGGCCACCAAGGCGGTGAGCTTGGCGCGCGGCCACTCGGGCATTCGCCCCGCCATCGTGGATGCTCTGCTGGCCTTGGCCAATGCCAATGTGTTGCCTGTGATTCCGGCCAAGGGCTCTGTGGGTGCCTCGGGCGACCTGGCGCCGCTGGCGCACCTGTCTTGTGTGCTGATTGGCGAAGGGCAGGCCAAGGTGAACGGCCAGGTGGTGTCGGGCGCGGAGGCCATGCGCTCTGTGGGCCTCACACCGTTTGTGCTGGGCCCCAAGGAAGGGCTGGCCTTGCTCAACGGCACGCAGGTGTCCACCGCGCTGGCACTGGCCGGCTTGTTTGGGGCCGAGAACCTGCTGGCTGCAGGCTTGGTGGCGGGTTGTCTGTCACTCGAAGCCATCAAGGGCTCGGTCAAGCCGTTCGATGCCCGCATCCACGAGGCGCGGGGCCAACTGGGCCAGATTGCCGTGGCGGCCGCTGTGCGCGGGCTGCTGGAGGGCAGCGAGATCGATCCATCGCACCCCAACTGCGGCCGTGTGCAAGACCCGTACTCCATCCGCTGCGTGCCGCAGGTGATGGGCGCGTGCCTCGATAACCTGCAGCACGCCGCACGCGTGCTGCGCATCGAGGCCAATGCCGCATCGGACAACCCGCTGGTGTTCACCGACACGGCAGAGGTCATCTCCGGTGGCAACTTCCACGCCGAGCCCGTGGCCTTTGCGGCCGACATCATCGCGCTGGCCGTGGCCGAGATCGGTGCCATCTCTGAGCGCCGCATGGCCCTGCTGCTCGATACGGGTCTGTCGGGCCTGCCAGCCTTCCTGATCCGAGACAGCGGCGTGAACTCCGGCTTCATGATCGCCCAGGTCACTGCCGCCGCACTCGCGGCCGAGAACCAATGCCTGGCCCACCCCAGCAGCGTGACCAGCCTGCCCACCTCTGCCAACCAGGAGGACCATGTCTCGATGGCTACCTACGGCGCACGCCGCCTGGCCGACATGGTGAACAACGCCGCCGTGGTGGTGGGGGTGGAGGCGATGGCCGCCGCGCAGGGTATGGAGTTTGACCGGTCGCTGAAGTCCTCGCCACTGATCGAAGCGCAATTCGCCACCATCCGCCAGCGCGTGCCCTTCTTGGAGCAAGACCGCTACCTGGCCCCCGACATCGAAGCCATGCGCCAGTGGGCACTGCAGGCCGATTGGCCCGCGCCGCTGCGCGCCTGCCAGCCCAGCCACGCCTGA
- the hutU gene encoding urocanate hydratase has product MNANDAIIAAASNADPRHDASRVIRAPRGNQLTCKSWLTEAAYRMIQNNLDPEVAERPQDLVVYGGIGRAARNWECYDQILASLKDLNDDETLLIQSGKPVGVFKTHANAPRVLLANSNLVPKWANWEHFSELDQKGLFMYGQMTAGSWIYIGTQGIVQGTYETFAEAGRKHYGGSLEGKWILTAGLGGMGGAQPLAATFAGAVSLNIECQQSSIDFRLRTRYVDKQARDIDHAFELIQQHTAAKEAVSIALLGNAAEILPELLRRAKAGGLKPDLVTDQTSAHDLVNGYLPAGWTVAQWRAAQQDVTQHEVLKKAAAKSCAVHVQAMLDFQSMGIPTVDYGNNIRQVAFDEGVKDAFDFPGFVPAYIRPLFCEGKGPFRWVALSGDPEDIRKTDAKIKELFPENKHVHRWLDMAGERIAFQGLPARICWLGLGERHIAGLAFNEMVKNGELKAPIVIGRDHLDTGSVASPNRETEAMKDGTDAVSDWPLLNALLNTAGGATWVSLHHGGGVGMGYSQHSGMVIVADGTDAAAQRLANVLVNDCGSGVMRHADAGYELAVETAKKQGLKLPMIPGALGAR; this is encoded by the coding sequence ATGAACGCCAACGACGCCATCATCGCCGCAGCCTCCAACGCCGACCCCCGTCACGACGCCAGCCGCGTGATCCGCGCGCCGCGTGGCAACCAGCTCACCTGCAAGAGCTGGCTGACCGAAGCCGCCTACCGCATGATCCAGAACAACCTCGATCCCGAGGTGGCCGAGCGCCCGCAGGACCTGGTGGTGTACGGTGGCATTGGCCGTGCCGCGCGCAACTGGGAGTGTTATGACCAGATCCTCGCCTCGCTCAAGGACCTGAACGACGACGAAACCCTGCTCATCCAGTCCGGCAAGCCCGTGGGCGTGTTCAAGACCCACGCCAACGCACCGCGCGTGCTGCTGGCCAACAGCAACCTGGTGCCCAAGTGGGCCAACTGGGAGCACTTCAGCGAGCTGGACCAAAAGGGCCTGTTCATGTACGGCCAGATGACGGCGGGCAGCTGGATCTACATCGGCACGCAAGGCATCGTGCAGGGCACCTACGAGACCTTTGCCGAGGCGGGCCGCAAGCACTACGGTGGCTCGCTGGAAGGCAAGTGGATACTGACCGCAGGCCTGGGCGGCATGGGCGGCGCGCAGCCGCTGGCCGCCACATTTGCGGGCGCGGTGTCGCTCAACATCGAATGCCAGCAAAGCAGCATCGACTTTCGCCTGCGCACGCGCTACGTGGACAAGCAGGCGCGCGACATTGACCACGCGTTTGAACTGATTCAGCAGCACACCGCCGCGAAGGAGGCCGTGTCGATCGCGCTGCTGGGCAACGCCGCAGAAATCCTGCCCGAGCTGCTGCGCCGTGCCAAAGCCGGTGGCCTCAAACCCGACCTGGTCACCGACCAGACCTCGGCCCATGACCTTGTCAACGGCTACCTGCCTGCGGGCTGGACGGTGGCGCAGTGGCGCGCCGCGCAGCAGGACGTGACGCAGCACGAGGTGCTGAAGAAGGCCGCCGCCAAGTCCTGCGCCGTGCATGTGCAGGCCATGCTCGACTTCCAATCGATGGGCATCCCCACGGTGGACTACGGCAACAACATTCGCCAGGTGGCGTTTGACGAAGGCGTGAAGGATGCGTTTGACTTCCCCGGCTTTGTGCCTGCCTACATCCGTCCGCTGTTCTGCGAAGGAAAGGGCCCGTTCCGCTGGGTGGCCCTGTCGGGCGACCCGGAAGACATCCGCAAGACCGACGCCAAGATCAAGGAGCTGTTCCCCGAGAACAAACATGTGCACCGCTGGCTCGACATGGCGGGCGAGCGCATCGCCTTCCAGGGCCTGCCCGCACGCATCTGCTGGCTGGGCTTGGGCGAGCGCCACATCGCGGGCCTGGCCTTCAACGAGATGGTGAAGAACGGCGAACTGAAGGCCCCCATCGTGATCGGCCGAGACCACCTGGACACTGGCAGCGTTGCCAGCCCCAACCGCGAGACCGAGGCCATGAAAGACGGCACCGACGCCGTGAGCGATTGGCCGCTGCTCAACGCGCTGCTCAACACCGCAGGCGGCGCCACCTGGGTCAGCCTGCACCACGGCGGCGGCGTGGGCATGGGCTACTCGCAGCACTCGGGCATGGTCATCGTGGCCGATGGCACTGACGCAGCGGCCCAACGCCTTGCCAATGTGCTGGTCAACGACTGCGGTAGCGGCGTGATGCGCCATGCCGACGCAGGCTACGAACTGGCGGTGGAAACGGCGAAGAAGCAGGGCCTGAAGCTGCCCATGATTCCAGGTGCCTTAGGAGCGCGCTGA
- a CDS encoding HutD family protein, whose protein sequence is MHWFDLRTVPATPWKNGGGSTRELVCWPPGAGTDAFGWRVSVARIAAAGPFSAFAGVDRQIMLLDGDGVTLHGDQAELCHTLQQRWQPWSFAGEQPLDSRLIGGPSTDFNLMLRRGQWQGRMQVLHDTGTVGATGGGLCMVLQGQWAVLGGDAARVLQPGQGLWWPEAMGARVLQPLQPLSPEAANPHPFAPDVRPALVWVDVVPVHL, encoded by the coding sequence GTGCACTGGTTTGATCTGCGCACGGTGCCTGCCACCCCGTGGAAGAACGGCGGCGGCAGCACCCGCGAGCTGGTGTGCTGGCCGCCGGGCGCGGGCACCGATGCCTTTGGCTGGCGCGTGAGCGTGGCCCGCATTGCGGCCGCTGGGCCGTTTTCGGCCTTCGCTGGGGTGGACCGGCAGATCATGCTGCTCGACGGCGATGGCGTGACGCTGCATGGCGATCAGGCTGAGCTGTGCCACACGCTGCAGCAGCGCTGGCAGCCCTGGAGCTTTGCGGGTGAGCAGCCGCTGGACAGCCGCCTGATTGGCGGGCCATCGACCGACTTCAACCTGATGCTGCGCCGGGGCCAGTGGCAAGGCCGCATGCAGGTGTTGCACGACACGGGCACGGTGGGCGCCACAGGGGGCGGGTTGTGCATGGTGCTGCAGGGCCAGTGGGCGGTGTTGGGCGGCGACGCGGCGCGTGTGCTGCAGCCTGGCCAGGGCCTGTGGTGGCCCGAGGCCATGGGCGCACGGGTGCTGCAGCCCTTGCAGCCGCTGTCGCCCGAAGCGGCCAACCCCCATCCGTTTGCGCCCGATGTGCGGCCCGCACTGGTGTGGGTCGATGTGGTGCCAGTGCATTTGTAG
- the hutI gene encoding imidazolonepropionase → MRDGIPSPTGPSADGIWHGLLPVPGLVQPDVPVPPSTRSSIVVQQGQIQWVGPDAAVPPAWLHLARRQGAGSLVTPGLVDCHTHLVYGGQRANEFAMRLAGATYEEVAKAGGGIVSSVKATREASEDELFAQAAPRLQALLAEGVCAIEIKSGYGLALPHERKQLRVARRLGEAFGVTVRTTFLGAHALPPEYAGRSQDYINVVCNEMLPALAAEGLVDAVDVFCERIAFTLAETEQVFQAAHKLGIPVKLHAEQLSDMGGAALAARYGALSCDHIEHLSAEGIAAMKAAGTVAVLLPGAYYTLRDTHLPPIQALRDAGVPMAVSTDHNPGTSPALSLLLMANMACTLFRLTCPEALAGITTQAARALGLQDSHGLIASGRPANFVLWPVADAAELAYWFGHQPACTIVRQGRIHGVQV, encoded by the coding sequence ATGCGTGATGGCATTCCTTCTCCAACCGGCCCCAGCGCCGATGGCATCTGGCACGGCCTGCTGCCGGTGCCGGGGCTGGTGCAGCCCGATGTGCCTGTGCCACCCAGTACGCGCTCCAGCATCGTGGTGCAGCAGGGGCAGATCCAATGGGTGGGGCCCGATGCCGCGGTGCCTCCCGCTTGGCTGCACCTGGCGCGCAGGCAAGGCGCGGGTTCGTTGGTCACGCCGGGCTTGGTCGATTGCCACACCCACTTGGTCTACGGCGGCCAGCGCGCCAACGAGTTCGCCATGCGCTTGGCAGGCGCCACCTACGAAGAGGTGGCCAAGGCGGGCGGCGGCATTGTCTCGTCCGTCAAGGCCACGCGCGAGGCTTCGGAAGACGAACTCTTCGCCCAGGCCGCCCCACGCCTGCAAGCCCTGCTGGCAGAGGGCGTGTGCGCCATCGAGATCAAGTCCGGCTACGGCCTGGCGCTCCCGCATGAGCGCAAGCAACTGCGCGTGGCCCGCCGCTTGGGCGAGGCCTTTGGCGTGACGGTGCGCACCACTTTTTTGGGTGCGCACGCCTTGCCGCCCGAATACGCGGGGCGTAGTCAGGACTACATCAATGTGGTTTGCAACGAGATGCTGCCCGCGCTGGCGGCCGAAGGGCTGGTGGATGCGGTGGACGTGTTCTGCGAGCGCATCGCCTTCACGCTGGCCGAGACCGAGCAGGTCTTCCAGGCCGCGCACAAGCTGGGCATTCCCGTCAAGCTGCATGCCGAGCAACTGTCGGACATGGGCGGAGCGGCGCTGGCGGCACGCTATGGTGCACTGTCGTGCGACCACATCGAGCACTTGTCGGCAGAGGGCATCGCGGCGATGAAAGCCGCAGGCACCGTGGCCGTGCTGCTGCCCGGCGCTTACTACACGCTGCGCGACACGCATTTGCCGCCCATCCAGGCGCTGCGCGATGCGGGGGTACCGATGGCCGTGTCGACCGACCACAACCCCGGTACTTCGCCAGCGCTCAGCCTGCTGCTCATGGCCAACATGGCCTGTACGCTGTTTCGGCTGACGTGTCCAGAGGCCTTGGCAGGCATCACCACCCAAGCAGCGCGGGCACTGGGCTTGCAAGATTCGCACGGACTGATTGCCTCCGGCAGGCCCGCCAATTTTGTGCTGTGGCCGGTGGCCGATGCAGCCGAGCTGGCCTACTGGTTTGGCCACCAGCCCGCCTGCACCATCGTGCGGCAAGGGCGCATTCACGGAGTCCAGGTATGA
- a CDS encoding formimidoylglutamate deiminase, producing MNQIFAADALLPTGWAHDVLIAWDGARRITAVTPNMQRPEGVTAAAGPVIPGMPNLHSHAFQRAFAGLTEYRGQAEDSFWSWRNLMYRFAQRITPQALEAIATWLYIEMLEAGYTSVCEFHYVHHDTDGRPYADDATLSLALLRAAHTAGIAITLLPVLYQTSGFGAKPHRADQARFIRSTDNMLTLLERLAPVVRAQGAVLGLAPHSLRAVPPDSLAAAVQGLTALNPQAPIHIHIAEQTQEVEDCIAWSGQRPVQWLLEHAPVDERWCLIHATHMTPAEYAGAAATGAVAGICPTTEANLGDGIFDMPLWLQHGGRWGVGSDSHACVNAAEELLMLEYGQRLSRRQRNVLAHSSQPEVATAMTLQAVRGGAQASGRLVPGATAGIAVGQSADWVVLDAQHVALRGLPAPAMLSAHVFASHRTSAIDSVWVGGARRVAQGRHALHDPAASAFASARASTIAPD from the coding sequence ATGAACCAGATTTTTGCGGCCGACGCACTGCTGCCCACCGGCTGGGCGCACGACGTGCTCATCGCGTGGGACGGGGCAAGGCGCATCACCGCCGTCACGCCCAATATGCAGCGCCCCGAAGGAGTCACCGCTGCCGCAGGCCCGGTGATCCCCGGCATGCCCAACCTGCACTCGCACGCCTTCCAGCGCGCCTTTGCTGGGCTGACCGAATACCGAGGCCAGGCGGAAGACAGCTTCTGGAGCTGGCGCAACCTCATGTACCGCTTTGCCCAGCGCATCACGCCACAGGCGCTGGAGGCCATTGCCACCTGGCTGTACATCGAGATGCTGGAGGCGGGCTACACCTCGGTGTGCGAATTCCATTACGTGCACCACGACACCGATGGCCGCCCCTATGCCGACGACGCCACCTTGTCGCTGGCCTTGCTGCGCGCCGCGCACACAGCGGGCATCGCCATCACGCTGCTGCCCGTGCTGTACCAGACCAGTGGTTTTGGTGCCAAACCGCACCGGGCTGACCAGGCCCGGTTCATTCGCAGCACCGACAACATGCTCACATTATTGGAGCGCCTTGCGCCCGTAGTACGGGCGCAAGGGGCCGTTTTGGGCCTGGCCCCGCACTCGCTGCGCGCCGTGCCGCCAGACAGCCTCGCCGCTGCCGTGCAGGGCCTCACGGCGCTGAACCCCCAGGCGCCCATCCACATCCACATTGCCGAGCAGACGCAGGAGGTGGAGGACTGCATCGCCTGGAGCGGCCAGCGCCCCGTGCAGTGGCTGCTGGAGCACGCGCCGGTGGACGAGCGCTGGTGCCTGATACACGCCACGCACATGACGCCCGCCGAGTACGCTGGCGCCGCCGCAACGGGCGCCGTGGCAGGCATCTGCCCCACCACCGAAGCCAACCTGGGCGATGGCATCTTCGATATGCCCCTGTGGCTGCAACACGGCGGGCGCTGGGGTGTGGGATCGGACAGCCACGCCTGCGTGAACGCAGCCGAAGAACTGCTGATGCTCGAATATGGCCAGCGCCTGTCGCGCCGCCAGCGCAACGTATTGGCCCACAGCAGCCAGCCGGAGGTGGCCACTGCCATGACCCTGCAGGCCGTGCGGGGCGGGGCGCAGGCATCGGGCCGCCTAGTGCCTGGCGCAACAGCGGGCATCGCTGTGGGGCAGTCGGCCGACTGGGTCGTGCTCGATGCTCAGCATGTGGCCCTGCGCGGCCTGCCCGCGCCCGCCATGCTGTCGGCCCATGTGTTTGCCAGCCACCGCACTTCGGCCATCGACAGCGTGTGGGTGGGCGGTGCACGCCGTGTGGCCCAGGGCCGCCATGCGCTGCATGACCCAGCCGCCAGCGCTTTTGCCTCCGCACGCGCCAGCACCATTGCACCCGACTGA
- the hutG gene encoding N-formylglutamate deformylase codes for MTAMTAVTAAAPPPFVFHQGTQPLLVSMPHAGTYVPPALAARFTPEARHVPDTDWHMERLYAFAKDMGASILVATHSRYVVDLNRPPDGASLYPGQSVTGLCPVDTFDDTPIYAAGDVPQEAEIAARRDAVWAPYHAQLRAELDRIRFQHGVAILWDAHSIRSVLPRFFEGKLPDLNLGTANGESCDAALAQRLLQIAKAAPGYTAVLNGRFKGGHITRHYGQPGQGVHAVQLEMTQCSYMQECLPFDYLPERAVQVQPHLQRMLAAALDFARGAEGGAR; via the coding sequence ATGACCGCCATGACCGCCGTGACCGCTGCTGCCCCCCCACCATTCGTTTTCCACCAGGGCACGCAGCCCTTGTTGGTATCCATGCCGCACGCTGGCACCTATGTGCCGCCTGCACTGGCAGCCCGCTTCACGCCCGAGGCCCGCCATGTGCCAGACACCGACTGGCACATGGAGCGCCTGTACGCCTTTGCCAAAGACATGGGCGCGTCCATCCTCGTGGCCACGCATTCGCGCTATGTGGTGGACTTGAACCGTCCGCCCGACGGTGCCAGCCTGTACCCGGGCCAAAGCGTCACGGGCCTGTGCCCGGTCGATACGTTTGACGACACGCCTATCTATGCTGCGGGTGATGTGCCGCAAGAGGCTGAAATCGCAGCCCGCCGCGACGCCGTCTGGGCTCCCTACCATGCGCAATTACGTGCCGAGCTGGACCGCATCCGCTTCCAGCATGGCGTGGCCATCCTGTGGGATGCGCACTCCATCCGCTCGGTGTTGCCGCGCTTTTTTGAGGGCAAGTTGCCCGACCTGAACCTGGGCACCGCCAACGGCGAAAGCTGCGACGCTGCACTGGCGCAACGACTGTTGCAGATTGCCAAAGCCGCCCCAGGCTACACCGCCGTGCTCAATGGCCGCTTCAAAGGGGGCCACATCACCCGCCACTACGGCCAGCCGGGGCAGGGCGTGCATGCCGTACAACTGGAGATGACGCAGTGCAGTTACATGCAGGAATGCCTTCCGTTTGACTACCTGCCAGAGCGTGCTGTGCAGGTGCAGCCGCATCTGCAGCGCATGCTGGCTGCCGCCTTGGACTTTGCGCGGGGGGCTGAGGGGGGCGCCAGGTGA